The Phoenix dactylifera cultivar Barhee BC4 chromosome 15, palm_55x_up_171113_PBpolish2nd_filt_p, whole genome shotgun sequence genome contains a region encoding:
- the LOC103712516 gene encoding uncharacterized TPR repeat-containing protein At1g05150-like, translated as MELSRTERVKQIFERFDANGDGGLDREEMADLVVAVNPYVKFSDEQLSAILDEVFRTYADFTIPGPGLTLDGLRRTYDDGAGDVDRDFQALSFHAPSSSSAAAASPDPNHRVVSESTSGILDDLEILINRLRSKQKHKDAKLPRESNSFTSFSDSGWSRDLGSSDSAERPVLWDESGPHYVLFLKELAALRDRADTAVLQEEAFDGHMAIGRALYEQQLYQEALASFRRASELQPGDARSHFHAGNSLCALGRHAEAREELLVALEAAEAGVDRWAHLLPQIHVNLGVSMEGEGMLLGACDHYREAAIICPAHFRALKLLGSALFGVGEYQDAKKALEEAVMLRPDYADARCDLGSVLHALGEDERAVQEFQKAIDLKPGHVDALYNLGGLLMYLGRFARAAEMHTRVLTICPNHWRAQLNKAVSLLGTGEAEEARKALKEAFKMTKRVEVYDAITHLKKLKKKKKKKKTQPKANGDESFRLVDPSNFRMVGLESVARQDLADALEIRAFQKLTRLSCCDVDFLEKELNQNDAPKSYSVCGVPEKSVRRVALEAIVHKMLHFLKGEMFEEAFKAINEKVLSAMDASASARVDLGMFFAVLAPICSGPAGKRKRVAFDALRWRPNDEDMAEIRRSDAAAYIKLLRAVYIPSHDASDVIEVRDVSDVSRISFREFVEMFDDPNRGFGILDTLVKLETGDRIRHGRRTCFMCQYPIVGSIFKETRCHFNLCSRCYSEGKVPSNCKQEDYEFREYGNLTEAMRENCSCFTLHPKNHKCELM; from the coding sequence atggAGTTGTCTCGGACTGAGCGGGTGAAGCAAATCTTCGAGAGGTTCGACGCCAACGGCGACGGCGGGCTCGACCGGGAGGAGATGGCCGACCTCGTGGTTGCCGTCAACCCCTACGTCAAGTTCTCCGACGAGCAGCTCAGCGCCATCCTCGACGAGGTCTTCCGCACGTACGCCGACTTCACCATCCCCGGCCCCGGCCTCACACTCGATGGCCTCCGACGCACCTACGACGACGGCGCCGGCGACGTCGACCGCGACTTCCAAGCCCTCTCCTTCCatgccccctcctcctcctccgccgccgccgcctcccccgACCCTAACCACCGCGTCGTGTCTGAGTCCACCTCAGGCATCCTCGACGACCTGGAGATCCTCATCAACCGCCTCCGCTCTAAGCAAAAGCACAAGGACGCGAAGCTACCCCGAGAAAGCAATAGCTTCACTAGCTTCTCGGACTCCGGGTGGTCCCGCGATCTCGGCTCCAGCGACTCCGCCGAGAGGCCGGTGCTCTGGGACGAGAGCGGGCCCCACTATGTCCTCTTCCTCAAGGAGCTTGCCGCTCTGCGCGACCGCGCCGACACGGCTGTACTACAGGAAGAGGCGTTCGACGGCCACATGGCCATTGGTCGAGCACTCTACGAGCAGCAGCTATACCAGGAAGCCCTGGCCAGCTTCCGCCGTGCCAGCGAGCTGCAGCCCGGCGACGCCCGCTCCCACTTCCACGCCGGGAACTCCCTCTGCGCCCTCGGCAGGCACGCGGAGGCTAGAGAGGAGCTCTTGGTCGCTctcgaggccgccgaggccgggGTGGACCGATGGGCTCATCTCCTCCCCCAGATCCATGTTAATCTCGGCGTTTCCATGGAAGGGGAGGGGATGCTCCTTGGTGCTTGCGACCACTACCGAGAGGCGGCCATTATCTGCCCCGCCCATTTCAGAGCTCTGAAGCTCCTCGGCAGCGCTCTTTTCGGTGTCGGCGAGTACCAGGATGCCAAGAAGGCGTTGGAGGAGGCGGTCATGTTGAGGCCGGACTACGCCGACGCCCGCTGCGATCTCGGCTCGGTCCTGCATGCATTGGGGGAGGACGAGAGGGCGGTGCAGGAGTTCCAGAAGGCCATCGATTTGAAGCCCGGGCATGTGGATGCGTTGTATAATCTTGGAGGATTGCTTATGTATTTGGGGAGGTTCGCAAGAGCCGCAGAGATGCACACCAGGGTCCTGACGATTTGCCCGAACCACTGGCGGGCGCAGCTGAACAAGGCGGTGTCGCTGCTAGGCACCGGGGAGGCTGAGGAGGCCAGGAAGGCACTTAAGGAGGCCTTCAAGATGACAAAGAGAGTGGAGGTCTATGATGCAATTACCCACCTCAagaagctgaagaagaagaagaagaagaagaagacacagCCCAAGGCGAATGGGGATGAGTCTTTTCGCTTGGTGGATCCTTCCAACTTCAGGATGGTGGGGTTGGAGTCTGTGGCGCGACAGGACTTGGCTGATGCGCTGGAAATCAGGGCCTTCCAAAAGCTCACAAGGCTGAGCTGCTGCGACGTGGATTTCTTGGAGAAGGAATTGAATCAGAATGATGCCCCTAAATCCTATTCCGTTTGCGGTGTCCCTGAGAAATCTGTTCGCAGGGTTGCCTTGGAAGCAATTGTCCACAAGATGCTTCACTTTCTCAAAGGCGAGATGTTCGAAGAGGCGTTCAAAGCAATCAATGAGAAGGTTCTCTCCGCCATGGATGCTTCCGCCTCTGCCCGGGTGGATTTGGGCATGTTCTTTGCCGTGCTCGCGCCGATCTGCTCGGGCCCCGCCGGCAAGCGGAAAAGGGTGGCCTTTGATGCACTTCGATGGCGACCCAACGACGAGGACATGGCTGAAATCAGAAGATCTGATGCAGCTGCTTACATTAAGCTGCTGAGGGCCGTTTATATCCCTTCGCATGATGCTAGTGACGTGATTGAAGTGCGTGACGTGTCTGATGTCTCGAGGATCTCTTTCCGTGAGTTCGTCGAGATGTTTGATGATCCAAACCGGGGTTTTGGCATTTTAGATACGTTGGTGAAGCTCGAAACTGGTGACCGGATTCGCCATGGTCGGCGTACCTGTTTTATGTGTCAGTATCCGATCGTAGGGTCTATATTTAAAGAGACGCGGTGCCATTTCAACCTCTGCAGTCGTTGCTACAGTGAAGGGAAGGTGCCTTCTAATTGCAAGCAGGAGGATTATGAGTTCAGAGAGTATGGAAACTTGACGGAAGCCATGAGAGAGAACTGCTCATGTTTTACTTTACATCCAAAGAACCACAAGTGTGAGCTTATGTAA
- the LOC103712543 gene encoding transcription factor HEC1, giving the protein MDLDYLNSSPETQRDWMNMRIQMEKVAEFLELPPSTEFGSAVPSPEFNSSPTTPTSPMLSGPQPTVPFVGTTTTQDQLVAPMFFACPTLNTDITGPLAGETSPGHKPCSAAAMRDMIFRIAAMQPIHIDPESVKRPRRRNVKISKDPQSVAARLRRERISERIRILQRLVPGGTKMDTASMLDEAIHYVKFLKTQVRSLERAAASQSMGLVAPSSAGGFSSSGNHSSFGMAYQLPDQGFMKSSYMNSNHIC; this is encoded by the coding sequence ATGGACTTAGACTACTTAAATTCCTCCCCGGAGACCCAAAGGGATTGGATGAACATGAGGATCCAGATGGAGAAAGTTGCTGAATTCTTGGAGCTACCACCATCCACCGAGTTCGGCAGTGCTGTTCCCTCTCCAGAATTCAACAGCTCTCCAACCACCCCAACCTCTCCCATGCTATCTGGTCCCCAGCCGACTGTGCCTTTCGTTGGTACCACCACCACCCAAGACCAACTCGTTGCACCCATGTTCTTCGCCTGCCCCACACTGAACACCGACATCACAGGGCCATTGGCCGGTGAGACCTCCCCCGGTCACAAGCCGTGCTCCGCGGCGGCGATGAGGGACATGATATTCCGGATAGCCGCTATGCAGCCCATCCATATCGACCCGGAGTCAGTGAAGCGCCCCAGGCGGCGGAACGTTAAGATCTCCAAGGACCCCCAGAGCGTGGCCGCACGGCTCCGGCGAGAGCGGATTAGCGAACGGATACGAATACTGCAGCGGCTCGTCCCCGGTGGGACGAAGATGGACACAGCTTCGATGCTGGATGAGGCAATCCACTATGTCAAGTTTTTGAAGACCCAGGTGCGGTCGCTGGAGCGGGCGGCTGCCAGCCAGAGCATGGGGCTCGTCGCGCCGTCCTCGGCCGGAGGATTCTCATCTAGTGGAAACCACTCGAGCTTCGGAATGGCCTATCAGCTGCCAGATCAAGGGTTCATGAAGTCTAGCTATATGAATTCGAACCACATATGTTGA
- the LOC103712515 gene encoding uncharacterized protein LOC103712515 isoform X2, which translates to MPGFGLGVGAEELGGEERREGRKKRSEQRHLRAGGRRRAVASPDSLISHSSDHHSAGNGNASVRSAGSQFSSASGSAAYRRSFGSDHDPPFSQLSVLHLAGRERSGGAGLDPDPEKGPSLLLSSPDILTTPLHKGDQGKLLSFSGFTELEKDSVQSEEEEEEEEQKEEEEEEEEEESLDPAQHSFSHARRECKGRRFRSEAAPLPGRKPRRRRPASLDLSNSQGADAAVLSPRLFIGGLGGGMKKSSASSSRSRSGTFPSPGTPNYRQGVGAAGYQKGWSSERVAPPVDSSRRYGGNGVLLPFNNGRTLPSKWEDAEKWIFSPVSGDGIGRPSVPPPHHRRPKSKSGPLGAPGNVHRVCSSASPPVPCFDGERVGNFAASSPFLAGVLIPERGCCGGGNDGRGRGGGGGKSYSANTEPYIVRSASTQGWVDTLIESSSSLPSSHGTTTQDVKLESARVAATMVSPLFLRKDVATQMSPEGSSSTSPKKRHFISPSAQSAHPIQELESHLSKLEVRDVQVDDRVTVTRWSKKHIARGSDRRLTNIIEWKKKTVGAKASSWEVADSAKSMSKCKREEAKITAWENLQKAKAEAAIRKLEVKRSAVKFDRTGIGDDQKPQVAFCIIYQFFSFLFYDHLVYSKAIFLSSCYLVLINWSYAGRLQIITL; encoded by the exons ATGCCGGGATTCGGGTTAGGAGTTGGAGCGGAGGAAttgggaggagaggagaggagggaggggaggaagaagaggtcgGAGCAGCGGCATTTGAGAgcgggagggaggaggagagctgTGGCGAGCCCCGATTCCCTGATCTCCCACTCCTCCGACCACCATTCCGCCGGCAACGGCAACGCCAGCGTCCGTAGTGCCGGCAGCCAGTTCTCCTCCGCCTCCGGCAGCGCTGCCTACCGCCGCTCCTTCGGATCCGACCATGACCCACCTTTTTCCCAGCTTTCCGTCTTG CATTTGGCGGGACGCGAGCGCTCCGGTGGAGCTGGGCTGGATCCAGATCCGGAGAAAGGTCCCTCTTTGCTTCTCTCCTCCCCTGATATCCTCACCACCCCACTCCACAAAG GGGATCAGGGAAAGCTTTTAAGCTTTTCTGGTTTCACAGAGCTAGAGAAGGACTCGGTACagtcagaagaagaagaagaagaagaagagcagaaggaggaggaggaggaggaggaggaagaagaaagcctAGACCCAGCACAGCACTCCTTCTCTCATGCCCGCAGAG AATGCAAGGGCCGCCGGTTCAGATCTGAAGCTGCCCCTTTACCGGGAAGGAAGCCCCGGAGGCGCAGGCCGGCCTCCCTCGACCTCAGCAATAGCCAGGGGGCCGATGCGGCTGTCCTGTCCCCAAGGTTATTTATTGGCGGTTTAGGAGGAGGCATGAAGAAGAGCTCCGCCTCCTCGTCCCGCAGCAGATCGGGCACATTCCCCAGCCCTGGGACGCCGAACTACCGGCAAGGTGTTGGAGCTGCAGGGTACCAGAAAGGATGGAGCTCCGAGCGGGTGGCGCCGCCGGTGGACAGCAGCCGGAGGTACGGGGGCAATGGTGTTTTGCTGCCATTCAACAACGGGAGGACATTGCCTTCAAAATGGGAGGATGCGGAGAAGTGGATCTTTAGCCCCGTTTCAGGTGATGGGATTGGGAGGCCGTCGGTGCCGCCACCTCATCATAGACGGCCCAAGTCGAAAAGCGGTCCGCTCGGAGCTCCCGGCAATGTTCATAGGGTCTGCTCTTCAGCGTCGCCACCGGTCCCCTGCTTCGACGGCGAGAGGGTTGGAAATTTCGCGGCAAGCTCGCCTTTTCTGGCGGGAGTCCTGATTCCAGAACGCGGGTGTTGTGGTGGCGGCAACGATGGAAGAGGTcgtggaggagggggagggaaaTCTTATTCTGCCAATACAGAGCCTTATATAGTGCGATCCGCGAGCACACAAGGGTGGGTGGATACACTGATCGAGTCGTCTTCCTCGTTACCCAGCTCACATGGCACCACTACACAAG ATGTGAAACTTGAAAGCGCCAGAGTAGCAGCCACcatggtttctcctctatttttGAGGAAGGACGTCGCGACACAAATGAGCCCCGAAGGAAGTAGCTCCACTTCTCCAAAGaagaggcatttcatttccCCATCTGCACAATCAGCCCATCCCATTCAAGAGCTGGAAAGCCATTTATCAAAGTTGGAGGTAAGAGATGTACAGGTAGATGATCGAGTAACTGTCACCAGGTGGTCCAAGAAACACATAGCCCGTGGCTCTGATAGGCGTTTAACAAACATCATAGAATGGAAGAAGAAGACAGTGGGGGCTAAGGCTTCTTCCTGGGAAGTTGCAGATTCAGCAAAATCTATGTCAAA GTGCAAAAGAGAGGAAGCTAAGATCACAGCATGGGAGAATTTGCAGAAAGCAAAAGCTGAGGCAGCGATCAGGAAACTAGAG GTAAAGAGGAGTGCTGTTAAGTTTGACAGGACGGGAATTGGAGATGATCAGAAGCCTCAAGTAGCATTTTGTATCATATatcagtttttttcttttttgttttatgaCCATCTGGTATATTCGAAAGCTATTTTCTTGTCAAGCTGTTATTTAGTACTAATAAATTGGTCTTATGCAGGCAGATTGCAAATAATAACCCTTTAG
- the LOC103712515 gene encoding uncharacterized protein LOC103712515 isoform X1 yields MPGFGLGVGAEELGGEERREGRKKRSEQRHLRAGGRRRAVASPDSLISHSSDHHSAGNGNASVRSAGSQFSSASGSAAYRRSFGSDHDPPFSQLSVLHLAGRERSGGAGLDPDPEKGPSLLLSSPDILTTPLHKGDQGKLLSFSGFTELEKDSVQSEEEEEEEEQKEEEEEEEEEESLDPAQHSFSHARRECKGRRFRSEAAPLPGRKPRRRRPASLDLSNSQGADAAVLSPRLFIGGLGGGMKKSSASSSRSRSGTFPSPGTPNYRQGVGAAGYQKGWSSERVAPPVDSSRRYGGNGVLLPFNNGRTLPSKWEDAEKWIFSPVSGDGIGRPSVPPPHHRRPKSKSGPLGAPGNVHRVCSSASPPVPCFDGERVGNFAASSPFLAGVLIPERGCCGGGNDGRGRGGGGGKSYSANTEPYIVRSASTQGWVDTLIESSSSLPSSHGTTTQDVKLESARVAATMVSPLFLRKDVATQMSPEGSSSTSPKKRHFISPSAQSAHPIQELESHLSKLEVRDVQVDDRVTVTRWSKKHIARGSDRRLTNIIEWKKKTVGAKASSWEVADSAKSMSKCKREEAKITAWENLQKAKAEAAIRKLEMKLEKRRSSSMDKILNKLRSAQRKAQEMRSAVSASQASRIARTTKRVSYFPKTGQISSFSGCFTCHAF; encoded by the exons ATGCCGGGATTCGGGTTAGGAGTTGGAGCGGAGGAAttgggaggagaggagaggagggaggggaggaagaagaggtcgGAGCAGCGGCATTTGAGAgcgggagggaggaggagagctgTGGCGAGCCCCGATTCCCTGATCTCCCACTCCTCCGACCACCATTCCGCCGGCAACGGCAACGCCAGCGTCCGTAGTGCCGGCAGCCAGTTCTCCTCCGCCTCCGGCAGCGCTGCCTACCGCCGCTCCTTCGGATCCGACCATGACCCACCTTTTTCCCAGCTTTCCGTCTTG CATTTGGCGGGACGCGAGCGCTCCGGTGGAGCTGGGCTGGATCCAGATCCGGAGAAAGGTCCCTCTTTGCTTCTCTCCTCCCCTGATATCCTCACCACCCCACTCCACAAAG GGGATCAGGGAAAGCTTTTAAGCTTTTCTGGTTTCACAGAGCTAGAGAAGGACTCGGTACagtcagaagaagaagaagaagaagaagagcagaaggaggaggaggaggaggaggaggaagaagaaagcctAGACCCAGCACAGCACTCCTTCTCTCATGCCCGCAGAG AATGCAAGGGCCGCCGGTTCAGATCTGAAGCTGCCCCTTTACCGGGAAGGAAGCCCCGGAGGCGCAGGCCGGCCTCCCTCGACCTCAGCAATAGCCAGGGGGCCGATGCGGCTGTCCTGTCCCCAAGGTTATTTATTGGCGGTTTAGGAGGAGGCATGAAGAAGAGCTCCGCCTCCTCGTCCCGCAGCAGATCGGGCACATTCCCCAGCCCTGGGACGCCGAACTACCGGCAAGGTGTTGGAGCTGCAGGGTACCAGAAAGGATGGAGCTCCGAGCGGGTGGCGCCGCCGGTGGACAGCAGCCGGAGGTACGGGGGCAATGGTGTTTTGCTGCCATTCAACAACGGGAGGACATTGCCTTCAAAATGGGAGGATGCGGAGAAGTGGATCTTTAGCCCCGTTTCAGGTGATGGGATTGGGAGGCCGTCGGTGCCGCCACCTCATCATAGACGGCCCAAGTCGAAAAGCGGTCCGCTCGGAGCTCCCGGCAATGTTCATAGGGTCTGCTCTTCAGCGTCGCCACCGGTCCCCTGCTTCGACGGCGAGAGGGTTGGAAATTTCGCGGCAAGCTCGCCTTTTCTGGCGGGAGTCCTGATTCCAGAACGCGGGTGTTGTGGTGGCGGCAACGATGGAAGAGGTcgtggaggagggggagggaaaTCTTATTCTGCCAATACAGAGCCTTATATAGTGCGATCCGCGAGCACACAAGGGTGGGTGGATACACTGATCGAGTCGTCTTCCTCGTTACCCAGCTCACATGGCACCACTACACAAG ATGTGAAACTTGAAAGCGCCAGAGTAGCAGCCACcatggtttctcctctatttttGAGGAAGGACGTCGCGACACAAATGAGCCCCGAAGGAAGTAGCTCCACTTCTCCAAAGaagaggcatttcatttccCCATCTGCACAATCAGCCCATCCCATTCAAGAGCTGGAAAGCCATTTATCAAAGTTGGAGGTAAGAGATGTACAGGTAGATGATCGAGTAACTGTCACCAGGTGGTCCAAGAAACACATAGCCCGTGGCTCTGATAGGCGTTTAACAAACATCATAGAATGGAAGAAGAAGACAGTGGGGGCTAAGGCTTCTTCCTGGGAAGTTGCAGATTCAGCAAAATCTATGTCAAA GTGCAAAAGAGAGGAAGCTAAGATCACAGCATGGGAGAATTTGCAGAAAGCAAAAGCTGAGGCAGCGATCAGGAAACTAGAG ATGAAACTAGAAAAGAGGAGATCTTCTTCAATGGATAAGATTTTGAACAAGCTTAGATCAGCCCAGAGAAAAGCACAAGAGATGCGCAGTGCAGTGTCCGCGAGCCAAGCAAGCCGCATAGCAAGGACTACAAAGAGGGTCTCGTACTTCCCTAAAACTGGTCAAATCAGTTCATTTAGTGGATGCTTCACCTGTCATGCCTTCTAG
- the LOC103712515 gene encoding uncharacterized protein LOC103712515 isoform X3 — protein MPGFGLGVGAEELGGEERREGRKKRSEQRHLRAGGRRRAVASPDSLISHSSDHHSAGNGNASVRSAGSQFSSASGSAAYRRSFGSDHDPPFSQLSVLHLAGRERSGGAGLDPDPEKGPSLLLSSPDILTTPLHKELEKDSVQSEEEEEEEEQKEEEEEEEEEESLDPAQHSFSHARRECKGRRFRSEAAPLPGRKPRRRRPASLDLSNSQGADAAVLSPRLFIGGLGGGMKKSSASSSRSRSGTFPSPGTPNYRQGVGAAGYQKGWSSERVAPPVDSSRRYGGNGVLLPFNNGRTLPSKWEDAEKWIFSPVSGDGIGRPSVPPPHHRRPKSKSGPLGAPGNVHRVCSSASPPVPCFDGERVGNFAASSPFLAGVLIPERGCCGGGNDGRGRGGGGGKSYSANTEPYIVRSASTQGWVDTLIESSSSLPSSHGTTTQDVKLESARVAATMVSPLFLRKDVATQMSPEGSSSTSPKKRHFISPSAQSAHPIQELESHLSKLEVRDVQVDDRVTVTRWSKKHIARGSDRRLTNIIEWKKKTVGAKASSWEVADSAKSMSKCKREEAKITAWENLQKAKAEAAIRKLEMKLEKRRSSSMDKILNKLRSAQRKAQEMRSAVSASQASRIARTTKRVSYFPKTGQISSFSGCFTCHAF, from the exons ATGCCGGGATTCGGGTTAGGAGTTGGAGCGGAGGAAttgggaggagaggagaggagggaggggaggaagaagaggtcgGAGCAGCGGCATTTGAGAgcgggagggaggaggagagctgTGGCGAGCCCCGATTCCCTGATCTCCCACTCCTCCGACCACCATTCCGCCGGCAACGGCAACGCCAGCGTCCGTAGTGCCGGCAGCCAGTTCTCCTCCGCCTCCGGCAGCGCTGCCTACCGCCGCTCCTTCGGATCCGACCATGACCCACCTTTTTCCCAGCTTTCCGTCTTG CATTTGGCGGGACGCGAGCGCTCCGGTGGAGCTGGGCTGGATCCAGATCCGGAGAAAGGTCCCTCTTTGCTTCTCTCCTCCCCTGATATCCTCACCACCCCACTCCACAAAG AGCTAGAGAAGGACTCGGTACagtcagaagaagaagaagaagaagaagagcagaaggaggaggaggaggaggaggaggaagaagaaagcctAGACCCAGCACAGCACTCCTTCTCTCATGCCCGCAGAG AATGCAAGGGCCGCCGGTTCAGATCTGAAGCTGCCCCTTTACCGGGAAGGAAGCCCCGGAGGCGCAGGCCGGCCTCCCTCGACCTCAGCAATAGCCAGGGGGCCGATGCGGCTGTCCTGTCCCCAAGGTTATTTATTGGCGGTTTAGGAGGAGGCATGAAGAAGAGCTCCGCCTCCTCGTCCCGCAGCAGATCGGGCACATTCCCCAGCCCTGGGACGCCGAACTACCGGCAAGGTGTTGGAGCTGCAGGGTACCAGAAAGGATGGAGCTCCGAGCGGGTGGCGCCGCCGGTGGACAGCAGCCGGAGGTACGGGGGCAATGGTGTTTTGCTGCCATTCAACAACGGGAGGACATTGCCTTCAAAATGGGAGGATGCGGAGAAGTGGATCTTTAGCCCCGTTTCAGGTGATGGGATTGGGAGGCCGTCGGTGCCGCCACCTCATCATAGACGGCCCAAGTCGAAAAGCGGTCCGCTCGGAGCTCCCGGCAATGTTCATAGGGTCTGCTCTTCAGCGTCGCCACCGGTCCCCTGCTTCGACGGCGAGAGGGTTGGAAATTTCGCGGCAAGCTCGCCTTTTCTGGCGGGAGTCCTGATTCCAGAACGCGGGTGTTGTGGTGGCGGCAACGATGGAAGAGGTcgtggaggagggggagggaaaTCTTATTCTGCCAATACAGAGCCTTATATAGTGCGATCCGCGAGCACACAAGGGTGGGTGGATACACTGATCGAGTCGTCTTCCTCGTTACCCAGCTCACATGGCACCACTACACAAG ATGTGAAACTTGAAAGCGCCAGAGTAGCAGCCACcatggtttctcctctatttttGAGGAAGGACGTCGCGACACAAATGAGCCCCGAAGGAAGTAGCTCCACTTCTCCAAAGaagaggcatttcatttccCCATCTGCACAATCAGCCCATCCCATTCAAGAGCTGGAAAGCCATTTATCAAAGTTGGAGGTAAGAGATGTACAGGTAGATGATCGAGTAACTGTCACCAGGTGGTCCAAGAAACACATAGCCCGTGGCTCTGATAGGCGTTTAACAAACATCATAGAATGGAAGAAGAAGACAGTGGGGGCTAAGGCTTCTTCCTGGGAAGTTGCAGATTCAGCAAAATCTATGTCAAA GTGCAAAAGAGAGGAAGCTAAGATCACAGCATGGGAGAATTTGCAGAAAGCAAAAGCTGAGGCAGCGATCAGGAAACTAGAG ATGAAACTAGAAAAGAGGAGATCTTCTTCAATGGATAAGATTTTGAACAAGCTTAGATCAGCCCAGAGAAAAGCACAAGAGATGCGCAGTGCAGTGTCCGCGAGCCAAGCAAGCCGCATAGCAAGGACTACAAAGAGGGTCTCGTACTTCCCTAAAACTGGTCAAATCAGTTCATTTAGTGGATGCTTCACCTGTCATGCCTTCTAG